CTGAAAAAGGTAACGGCGATTCGCTTAGCGGAATAAGTTTGACAGTTTTTGGTATCCTTGTTGCTTAAACGAGTTTAGATTAATTTAAGACTGTCAAAAAAGTAGCCATTATGATTTCAAAACCTTTTTCAATACTTGTCATCCTGGGTAGCATGATCGGGGGCTTCCTGATGGCGGGCGGCTCGTTGATTTCGCTGTGGCACCCGGCGGAATTGGTGATTATCCTCGGCTTGGGCTTGGGGGTCTTTTTCGGTTCTACGCCGGTGTATGTCTGGTTGAAGACGTTTACCTATATCGGTCGCTACTTTGGTGGTGGGCGCGTCAATAAAAAAATCTATATTGAAGTGTTGGGCCTATTGGACGAACTGTCGCGTTTGGCGCGTTCCCAAGGCCTGCTGGCTTTGGAAAATCATGTGGTTTCGCCGGAAAACAGCTCGATTTTCGCCAAGTATCCATTGGTGCTGAAGCACAAGGAATTGAAAAAATTTGTGGTCGACAATTTCAGTTATCTGCTGTTGAATCCACCGCAATCGTTGAATTTTGAAAATTACCTGCACGACCAAATCGAAGACATTATGCAGTCGATGATGGAAGTGCCGAAAGCCACCGGCAAAATTGCCAATTTGATGCCCGGTTTCGGGATTATCGCCGCCGTTATGGGGGTGATTTTGACGATGAACCTGTTGGGGGGCGACATGGATGTGGCCGCCATCGGTAACTCCATTGGGGCGGCGTTGGTCGGTACCCTGACAGGGATTTTCGTGGCGTTTGCCGCGATTGCTCCGTTTACGCATTCGGTCGAGGTGATGATTCGCCAAGATAAGGCGATTTTCATTGTCGTGGCCTCGTATTTGACGGCCTTTGCCCATGGCGTTTCACCGAGTATGGCGATGGAGATCGGTCGTCAGCGTGTGCCGCCGGAATTTGAAGTGCCGCGTGAAGGGTAAGTTCGATGTCTAAACGCAAACGTCACGAAGAGTGTCCGGAAGAGGGCGGGGCCTGGGAAATCGCCCTGGCCGATTTGATGACCACCTTGATGGTTTTCTTCTTGGTGATGTGGCTGACGTCGATTGTCGACCCAAGCAAACGAAAGGCATTTGTCGATGCTTTGATTGGCGAAGGGGCCGGCGGGGAAAATATTTCCGCCGAAGAAACCAATATGCAGAGTGTGACGCCGATCGAAAGCCTGAAACCGCCAATCAGTACTCAGGAAATTGAAGAAGCGATGTCCAAGGTCGACCCGAAAGACATTGATGTCGAAGACACGCCGGAATACACCAAAATCACCTTGAGATCGGATAGCTTCTTTGAAAGTGGGCGTGCCACCATCAATGACAAAACGCGCGAGCAATTGGAAAAGCTGGGGGAGACCTTGGCGGGTCGCGGTCAGAAGTTGAGCATTACCGGTTATACCGACAGTATTCCGATTGAGAACCTGCAATTCCCATCCAACTGGGAACTTTCTGCCGCTCGGGCGGCGACGGTTGCCAGGACCTTCATCTATATGGGGGTGGATCCGGCCTTGATTACCATTGAAGGGAAAGCCGATAACGATCCGGTCGCGCCGAATTCAACCCCTTACGGCCGTTCCTTGAATCGTCGCGTCATTATTCTGGTGAACAAGCAGGCGGAAAAACAAGATACGCCGACCAATAAACCGGCATTCGATTTACGTAATCGACAGTGATGGCGGTTAATCGCGGCAGGTTTTGCAGTCCGGATCCTTAGGGAGATTAAGGGTTCGGAACTGCATGGTGTGTGCGTCCATAATCATCAGTTTGCCCATTAAAGTGGGCAACGTCAGCAGTACCTTAATTGCTTCAATGGCTTGCATGGAGCCCACCATGCCCACCACGGGTGCCAAAACGCCGTTCTGACTGCAGGTCAATTCCTGACCTTGCTCTTCCTTATATAAACACTGATAACAGGGTGTCTCCGCTTGGCGAAAATCGTAGGTGGTGAGTTGACCCTCCCAGCGGATGGCCGCGCCGGATACCAACGGCACGCCGTGGCGCCGGCATTGACGATTCAAGGCGAAACGGCTTTCAAAATTGTCGGTGCAATCGAGCACCACGTCCGCCATTGCGACCAAATCGGCCAGTTCGGCTTCCGTGAGTTTGGTGGCAACGGTCGAAATTTCAATGTGATGATTCAGCGCTTGAAGGTTGGTTTTGGCCGACGCCACCTTGTCCTGGCCGATATTGGCTTCACGATGAATCACCTGACGTTGCAGGTTGGAGTCATCGACTTGATCGAAATCCACAAGTGTCAGTTTTCCGACGCCGGCTGAAGCCAAATAAAGTGCCGCCGGCGAACCTAAACCGCCTAGGCCGAAAATGACGGCATGCGATTGAGTCAGGGTCAGTTGACCGTCATAATCGACATCCGATAACAAAATCTGACGGCTGTAGCGGGACAATTCCGCATCGTTGAGTTCGGTTTTATCGGAGGTCATAGTCGTGCTTCCTGTTTCGATTTCGGTTTATTTTAACAAGTTTCGTTGGCGGCTGTTTTCGGCCATTGACCGAAGGTCACGCGCGGTTGACCGCCGTAGTCGCGGCGGGTTTCGATGGATTCAAAACCATATTGGCGGAATAAGGTCTGTACGGCATCGGCCTGGTCGTAACCGTGTTCAAACATGAGCCAGCCGTTTGGCTTCAGGTGCCGGCCCGCCTGTTGCAGAATCTGGGTGATGTCGTCCAGTCCAGTCTCCCCGGAGGTGAGCGCCGTCAAGGGTTCGAAACGCACATCGCCTTGGGAAAGATGCGGGTCGTCCTCACGAATGTAAGGCGGGTTGGAAACGATTAGTTCAAAGCGTTCCCCGGCCAGAGGTTCGAACCAGCTGCCTGAGCAAAAACGAATGTCAAGGTCGAGACGTTGAGCATTTTCTTTGGCGACGGCCAAGGCCTGGGGGCTGAAGTCAACGGCGGTGACGCGACAATTCGGGCCGCTGGAAGCCAGGGCGCAGGCGATTGCGCCGGAACCGGTGCCCAAATCCAAAACCGACCAGGCCTGGTCGGTTTCCGGGGTCCCTGCCGTTAATTTTTCCAAAGCGGTTTCGACCAGTATCTCGGTGTCGGGGCGGGGAATTAAGGTGGCTTCGGTGACTTTGAAAGGCAGTCCCCAGAATTCGCGGGTTTGCAGAATGTGGGCGACTGGCGTGCCCGCTTGACGTTGGGTCACGTCGTCGAAAAATTGTTGGCTTTGAGTCTCGGTCAGAAGCGCTTCCGGCCAGGTGTATAGATAGGTGCGGTTACGGCCGATGGCATTCGCCAGCAGCAGTTCCGCATCCAGGTCGATGGAGTCGGAACCGCTGGTGCTGAGCATTTGTTTGGCGTTTGACAGGGCTTGTGCAATGGTCAGGGCCGTCATTCCGAATCCTTTTCGCGGTTAGGCGTCGTCGCTGAGCGCGGCGAGCTGTTCCGCCTGATATTCATTAATCAGCGGGTCGATGACCTGTTCCAAACCGCCTTGCATGACTTCGTCCAGTTTATACAGCGTGAGGTTGACGCGGTGATCCGTCACTCGGCCTTGCGGGTAGTTGTAGGTGCGGATACGCTCGGAACGGTCGCCGCTGCCGACCAGGCTTTTACGTTCCTGGGCGATTTCCTTGTCGTGGGCGCGCTGACGTTCGTCCATGATGCGCGCGGCCAGTAACGACATGGCTCGGGCGCGGTTTTTATGTTGCGAGCGTTCGTCCTGGCACTCCACCACCGTGCCGGTGGGCAAGTGGGTGATGCGGATGGCGGAGTCGGTTTTGTTGACGTGCTGACCACCTGCGCCGGAGGCGCGGAAGGTATCCACTTTCAAGTCGGCCGGGTTCAGTTCGATTTGTTCCACGTCCGGTGCTTCGGCCATGATGACCACGGTGGCAGCGGAGGTGTGGACGCGCCCCTGGGTTTCGGTCGCGGGTACCCGTTGCACGCGGTGAGCGCCGGACTCGAACTTCAGGCGCGAATAGGCGCCGTCGCCGATGATGCGGGCGATGATTTCCTTATAACCGCCGTGCTCGCCTTCCTGGGCATTGATGATTTCCACTTGCCAGCGCATGTTTTCGGCATAACGGCTGTACATGCGGAAGAGGTCGCCGGCGAAAATCGCCGCTTCGTCACCGCCGGTGCCGGCTCGGATTTCCAAAAAGATATTGGCGTCGTCGTTCGGGTCCTTCGGCAGCAGCATTTTTTGCAGTTCGGTTTCCAGGGTTTCCTGAGTTTTCTCCAGGCCTGGCAGTTCTTCCTGTCCCATTTCTTTCAGGTCGGGATCGCCGGACTTGATCATGTCTTTGGCTTCTTGCAAGTCGGCATCGTTTTCGATGAACCGGTTGAAGGTTTCGACCACGGGAGTGAGTTGGGAATGTTCTTTGGTCAGCTGGCGGAACTTATCCTGGTTGCCGATGATTTCCGGGTCGGACAACAGGTGGTTGACTTCGTCGAGGCGTTCAACCAGGTTTTCGAGTTTGCTGCGTATGGAATCTTTCATGGGTTCGAGTGTCTCGTTTGCAATTTGGAAAGGGGTGTCGAATCGAGCGGGCGACGCTAAGCGCGGGTGCTGGAGTTGGAATCGTCGGATTGTTCGGACAACAGGATTTGAGCCGCAGCGTCCACCACTTCTTTTTGGCCGTTCAGGCCGGCTTGGTGTAAGTTGCTGGTGGGCGTGTGCAGAATTTTGTTGGTCAATTGGTTGGCCAATTTGGTCATCAGTTCTTTCGGGTCGCCGCCGTGTTCCAAGTGGTGCAGGGCTTCGGACAGGACTTGGTCTTTCAAACCGTGGGCATGGTTGCGATAGGATTGGATAATCGGGCTGACCTGTTGGGTGGCCTGATATTGCATCATGAAGCTTTCGGCTTGCAGTTCGACGATTTCTTCCGCTTCCAGTGCGGCGTCTTTACGGGAACGTTTGTTCTCTTCGATGATTTCTTGCAGGTCGTCGACCGTATACAGATAGGTGTCGCTGAAGTCGCCCACGGAAGGTTCGATGTCGCGTGGAACGGCAATGTCGACCATGAAAATCGGTTTGTTGCGGCGCTGTTTGAGGGCGGCACCGACCATGTCCTTCTTCAAAATCGGTTCCGGGCTGGCGGTGGAGGTGATGATCATGTCGGCTTCATGCAAGTGGTCGGTGATTTCCGACAGGCTGATGGCGTAACCGCCTAGGCTTTCGGTCAACTGATGCGCTTTGCTAAGCGTGCGGTTGGCGATGATCAGTTTGCCGATGCGGCTTTCCTTGAGGTGGCGCGCCACCAGTTCGGTGGTTTCACCGGCGCCGATCAATAACGCGGTTTGCTGCGACAAGTCGCCGAAGAATTGTTTCGACAGTGCCACCGCGGAAAAGGCAACCGAGACCGGGCTGGAACCGATGGCGGTGTCGGTGCGCACTTGTTTGGCGGTTTTGAATACATACTGGAACAGACTGTCGAGTGTCTGATGCACGGTTTCGGATTTGTGCGCCAGATTATAGGCGTCTTTGATTTGGCCGAGAATCTGCGGCTCGCCGAGAACCAGTGAATTCAGCCCGCTGGAAACACGCATCATGTGTTTGATGGCATCCAGGTCGGCGTATTCGTAAAGGAAGTCGTCGATGCTTTGCGGCTCGAGTTGGAAGTAGTTGTGTAACCAGTCGCGCAGGCATTGAGGCGTGTCGGCTTTTAACGTGGTGTAGATCTCGGTGCGATTGCAGGTCGAAAGAATCACGCTTTCATTGGCAAGACCCTCGGCTCTCAACTCAGCCAGTGCGTCCTGCACTTCGTCGGGTGAAAAAGAGACTTTTTCACGAATATCAACAGGCGCCGTTTCATGGTTCACGCCTAAGACTAATAGTTTCATAGGGAGTCGATTTAGCCAACAGGGAAAATAATGCAATCAAAGAGGCGTAATTTTGCTAAATTATGGGTCTAATTGCAAGTTTTGAAAGCGTTTTCCGCGATTAAGCCGAAAAGCCAGGCTCGTTTCATCGTTAAAACGGTGAGATTGTGTTATAAATAGAGCTTCCAATGCGTAGAAACGCGGTTCAATTTTCTTTTCAAACGGAGATCAGGTGCCAAGTTTGATTCATAAAACAATACGAAAAAGCTGGGTGTGGGGCGTGTGTTTGGCTGGGGTTTTCCAGTTGACAGCTTGCAGTCAGTTCCCGAAAGAAGAGGCGACGACGCCTGAGAGTACGCCGGTTGAACAACCCACGGAAGAGACGGCCCAAACACCTGAGGCCGAGACGGAAGTCCCGCCGGTTAAGGTGCCGTCCGCCGAGATGGAACCGGAAACCATGTATAAGATCATGGTAGGGGAAATGCTTGTTCAGAAAGGGCAACGGGCGAGCGCCTTCGGAGTCTTGTATCCGGTGGCGAAGAAAACCCGTGACCCAGGCCTGGCGGAAAGGGTCTTTCAATTGTCGATGGCAACTTATGACCTGAATGCCATTCAGGAAGCGGCGAAACTGTGGCGCGATGTCTCGCCGGACAAGGTCATGGCCTGGAAGGCGTCGTATCTGATTTCGGTGCGGGAAGGCAAAGTGGGCGAGGCGCTGGAGTTCTGGCAACGTTATCGCACCTTATCGGACGTGAGCTTGGAGCAGGACTTGATTGCAACGGCGATTCGAGTGACCCAAGCAGCGCAACCGACCTACGGTCTGGAATTTCTATCCGGCTTGAAAGACTTGTACCCGGATGAACCGGCCGCGGTGTTCGGCTTGGGGTCGGCGGCGGAAGGCTATCGGGTCTACGATGTGGCGATTTCCAATCTGGAAGACGCCAGCGAACGTTATAAAAAGCGTTGGAAACAGAACGAGGACGACTTCACGGCGGAAAAATTGTATCGCGAGTCCAACCATTTGTTGGCCAATGCCTATTTGAAATCCAATCAAGCCTTGCTGGGCTTGAAACGTCTGTCGCCGTATATTAACGAAAACACCGATGACTGGCTGATGCAGGAACGCTTTGCGCGCTTGGAAGTGAAGGCCGGGTATTTTGATGAGGCGGAAAAACGCTATCTGCGCATTGTCGAAAACGAACCGAAAGCCTATACCTCGAAATTGTCGGTGGCTTTGTTGCGTTTGGAGCGTGATGATTATGCCGGTGCGGACACTCTGTTGAAGGATTTGCAAGGAATCCCGCAATATCGTTCAACGGCCAACTATTACCTTGGGTTGTCGGCACAGGAACAAGGACAACTTGAAGACGCCATTTCGTATTATAAGCGCATCAACACCTCCGATTACTTGGTGGATGCCAAGCTGCACATCGCCGAGATTGAGTTTTCCAAAATCGGTCTGGAGCGCACCATCGAGAATCTGGAAGCGATTCAGTCCGACCAGCCGGAAGATCAGGTGAAGATCCTGCGCGGCAAAGCGATTTTCTACAACATTGCCGGTGAAAAGCAGAAAGCGATTGACGAATATCAACAAGCCATCGATATTGACGATCAGAGAGCCGATCTTTATTTGATGCAGTCGATGTTATATTACGATCTCAAACAGTTCGATGCTTATGAAGAGAATTTGGAAAAAGCCCTGGCCATCAACCCGAATGATGTTGATGCCTTGAATGCGCTGGGTTACTTCTTTGTGGAGCAGGGGCGTGATTTGGATCGCGCCCAGCAATTGCTGGATAAGGCTTTGGCGCTGGCACCAAACCGTTTTTATGTGCTTGACAGCCGGGGCTGGCTTGCCTATCAGCAAGGCGATTATGAAACCGCCGAGGCCTATTTGAAGCAGGCGTTGTCGATTCAGATGGATGGCGAAGTTCTATTACACTTGATTCAGACCGAATGGAAGCTCGGCAAAAAAGATGTCGCCGCCGAGCTTTGGAATGCACATCATGAGAAGTTTCCGGAGAACGAAGCCCTGCAACAGATTTTGCAGAAGTTGTCCTCCGAATAAACGGGGCGCGAATCGCGCTTCGCTCGGAAAAGTCGTTTTACAGTTTTGTGAAACTTTTTCTGAAAAAGGGCTTGATTTGCGGTAGGGAACATGGATAATACGCACCTGTCTTTTATGACAGCGATAAACAGTTGGGCTATCGCCAAGCGGTAAGGCAACGGGTTTTGATCCCGTCATGCGCAGGTTCGAATCCTGCTAGCCCAGCCATTATCCTATCCCGAATTCTTCAAATCATTTTTTTCCTGGTTTTTCGCCATAGGAGTCGCCTTTCAATGGCTTACAAAAATGTCCGATTATTTGCCGGAAACGCAAATGTTAGCCTAGCCGAGAACATCTCCTCCTCTATCGACATTCCCCTTGGAAAAGCAGACGTTGGTCGTTTCAGCGACGGCGAAATCATGGTTCAAATCAATGAATCCGTGCGCGGTAAAGATGTCTATGTCTTGCAACCGACTTGCACGCCGGAGCCTGCCGTCAACCTGATGGAGCTGCTGGTGATGATCGATGCCCTGAAACGCGCCTCCGCCAAACGTATCACTGCTGTGGTGCCGTATTACGGTTTTGCGCGTCAGGATCGTCGTCCGCACTCGGCCCGTGTTCCGATTACCGCGCGTTTGGCGGCGGACATGATTACCGTGGCGGGCGCCGACCGTTTGATTACGGTCGACTTGCATGCTGACCAGATTCAAGGCTTTTTCGACATTCCGGTGGACAACATTTACGGTTCGCCAACGTTGGTCGACGATATGCGCGCTTCCGGACACATCGCCGCCGACAATATGATGGTGGTGTCGCCGGACATGGGCGGTGTGGTTCGTGCCCGTGCCGTGGCGAAAGCGTTGGGCTGCGACATGGCGATTATCGATAAACGTCGCCCGAAAGCCAATGTCGCGCAAATCATGAACATCATCGGTGACGTCGAAGGGCGTGACTGTATTCTGGTGGACGACATGGTCGATACCGCCGGTACCTTGTGTAAAGCCGCGCAGGCTTTGAAAGATCACGGGGCCAAGAGTGTGACCGCTTATGTGGTGCATGCGGTTTTGTCCGGCCCGGCGGTTGAAAACATCAATAACTCCTGCCTGACCGAGTTGGTGGTGACGGATACCATTCCGTTGTCCGCCGCCGGCATGGCGTCTGAAAAGGTCCGCCGCGTCAGTATCGCTCCGGTGCTGGGTGAAACCATCCGACGCGTGCATCAGGAAGAATCTGTTTCTGAATTGATGCCGATTCGCTAAAAACCACCAGGCCTGGTGGTTTTTCCATCTAATACTTTGTTTTTTCTCAGTTTCCGCTTTAAGTTTCAACAAAATTCAGTATAATACCGCTCTTTGTTTCTGTGCTTGGTCGCGAGCATGGAGTGTTTGAGGCGTTTGTCCTCTTAAATAACGGGCTAAATGCCCGATTGAATGGAGTAATGAAAATGAGTCAAGTATGGACTGCAGAACTTCGTACTGAAGAAGGGAAAGGTGCGAGCCGCCGCCTTCGTCATGCGGGGAAAGTACCTGCCATCATTTATGGTGGGGAACAGGAAGCGAAGTCAATCGCATTGGAAAGCCGTGTTGTTGAACACGCTTTGAACGACATTGATTTGTACAACACGGTTTTGACCATCGAAGGTGCCGGTGACGCTGAAAGTTGCGTTATCAAAGACCTGCAACGTCATCCTGCGACTGGATTTGTCTCTCACATCGACTTTCAACGTGCGTCGGATTCTTCTCGCATCGTTAAGCGTGTACCATTGAAGTTTGTTGGTCAAGCGTCTGCACCGGGTGTGAAAATGGGTGGTTTGATGTCATTCATGCAATCCAGCGTTGAAGTGTCTTGTTTGACAAAAGATCTTCCTACGGCCATCGAAGTCGACGTTTCCGGTTTGGAAGCCGGGACAAACTTGCGTTTGTCTCAATTGGCGTTGCCTGAAGGTGTGAAGCTAACCGCTTTGGCACACGGTAACACGGACTATGACCAAGCGGTTGTTGGTATCGGTAAAGTAAAACGTTAATTTTTAACGTTATTTGTTCGAAAGCCCGCATATGTCATCTGTAAAGCTCATTGTTGGTCTTGGTAATCCGGGACAGCAGTACGTACAGACCCGACATAATGCGGGTTTTTGGTTTGTGGAGGACGTTGCCCGTCAATACGGTGTGCAATTTCGTCCAGAAACCAAATTTTTAGGCGAAGCGGCTCGTGTGCAATCGTCCGGATTCGATGTCTGGTTGTTGAAACCGATGACCTACATGAATCGCAGTGGTCAATCCATTCAGGCCCTGGCCAAGTTCTACAAAATCGCTCCGGAAGAAATTCTGGTGGTGCATGACGAGTTGGATTTGGAACCGGGCGTGGCGCGCTTGAAAAAAGGTGGCGGCCACGGTGGGCATAACGGCTTGCGCGACACCATTGCCGCGCTGGGCACAAAAGAGTTTCAGCGTTTGCGCTTGGGAATCGGCCACCCCGGAGACAGCAAACAAGTCGTGGATTACGTGCTCAAGGCACCGTCGAAATCCGAGCAGGCCGCTATCGAAACGGCCATTGACGAAGCCGGGCGGGTCCTGCCGGAAGTGTTGGGCGGTGAGATGGAAAAAGCCATGAATCGGTTGCACA
The nucleotide sequence above comes from Hydrogenovibrio thermophilus. Encoded proteins:
- a CDS encoding ribose-phosphate pyrophosphokinase; protein product: MAYKNVRLFAGNANVSLAENISSSIDIPLGKADVGRFSDGEIMVQINESVRGKDVYVLQPTCTPEPAVNLMELLVMIDALKRASAKRITAVVPYYGFARQDRRPHSARVPITARLAADMITVAGADRLITVDLHADQIQGFFDIPVDNIYGSPTLVDDMRASGHIAADNMMVVSPDMGGVVRARAVAKALGCDMAIIDKRRPKANVAQIMNIIGDVEGRDCILVDDMVDTAGTLCKAAQALKDHGAKSVTAYVVHAVLSGPAVENINNSCLTELVVTDTIPLSAAGMASEKVRRVSIAPVLGETIRRVHQEESVSELMPIR
- the prfA gene encoding peptide chain release factor 1, with amino-acid sequence MKDSIRSKLENLVERLDEVNHLLSDPEIIGNQDKFRQLTKEHSQLTPVVETFNRFIENDADLQEAKDMIKSGDPDLKEMGQEELPGLEKTQETLETELQKMLLPKDPNDDANIFLEIRAGTGGDEAAIFAGDLFRMYSRYAENMRWQVEIINAQEGEHGGYKEIIARIIGDGAYSRLKFESGAHRVQRVPATETQGRVHTSAATVVIMAEAPDVEQIELNPADLKVDTFRASGAGGQHVNKTDSAIRITHLPTGTVVECQDERSQHKNRARAMSLLAARIMDERQRAHDKEIAQERKSLVGSGDRSERIRTYNYPQGRVTDHRVNLTLYKLDEVMQGGLEQVIDPLINEYQAEQLAALSDDA
- the hemA gene encoding glutamyl-tRNA reductase; the encoded protein is MKLLVLGVNHETAPVDIREKVSFSPDEVQDALAELRAEGLANESVILSTCNRTEIYTTLKADTPQCLRDWLHNYFQLEPQSIDDFLYEYADLDAIKHMMRVSSGLNSLVLGEPQILGQIKDAYNLAHKSETVHQTLDSLFQYVFKTAKQVRTDTAIGSSPVSVAFSAVALSKQFFGDLSQQTALLIGAGETTELVARHLKESRIGKLIIANRTLSKAHQLTESLGGYAISLSEITDHLHEADMIITSTASPEPILKKDMVGAALKQRRNKPIFMVDIAVPRDIEPSVGDFSDTYLYTVDDLQEIIEENKRSRKDAALEAEEIVELQAESFMMQYQATQQVSPIIQSYRNHAHGLKDQVLSEALHHLEHGGDPKELMTKLANQLTNKILHTPTSNLHQAGLNGQKEVVDAAAQILLSEQSDDSNSSTRA
- a CDS encoding motility-associated protein, which produces MISKPFSILVILGSMIGGFLMAGGSLISLWHPAELVIILGLGLGVFFGSTPVYVWLKTFTYIGRYFGGGRVNKKIYIEVLGLLDELSRLARSQGLLALENHVVSPENSSIFAKYPLVLKHKELKKFVVDNFSYLLLNPPQSLNFENYLHDQIEDIMQSMMEVPKATGKIANLMPGFGIIAAVMGVILTMNLLGGDMDVAAIGNSIGAALVGTLTGIFVAFAAIAPFTHSVEVMIRQDKAIFIVVASYLTAFAHGVSPSMAMEIGRQRVPPEFEVPREG
- a CDS encoding 50S ribosomal protein L25/general stress protein Ctc, yielding MSQVWTAELRTEEGKGASRRLRHAGKVPAIIYGGEQEAKSIALESRVVEHALNDIDLYNTVLTIEGAGDAESCVIKDLQRHPATGFVSHIDFQRASDSSRIVKRVPLKFVGQASAPGVKMGGLMSFMQSSVEVSCLTKDLPTAIEVDVSGLEAGTNLRLSQLALPEGVKLTALAHGNTDYDQAVVGIGKVKR
- a CDS encoding OmpA/MotB family protein, whose protein sequence is MSKRKRHEECPEEGGAWEIALADLMTTLMVFFLVMWLTSIVDPSKRKAFVDALIGEGAGGENISAEETNMQSVTPIESLKPPISTQEIEEAMSKVDPKDIDVEDTPEYTKITLRSDSFFESGRATINDKTREQLEKLGETLAGRGQKLSITGYTDSIPIENLQFPSNWELSAARAATVARTFIYMGVDPALITIEGKADNDPVAPNSTPYGRSLNRRVIILVNKQAEKQDTPTNKPAFDLRNRQ
- a CDS encoding HesA/MoeB/ThiF family protein; amino-acid sequence: MTSDKTELNDAELSRYSRQILLSDVDYDGQLTLTQSHAVIFGLGGLGSPAALYLASAGVGKLTLVDFDQVDDSNLQRQVIHREANIGQDKVASAKTNLQALNHHIEISTVATKLTEAELADLVAMADVVLDCTDNFESRFALNRQCRRHGVPLVSGAAIRWEGQLTTYDFRQAETPCYQCLYKEEQGQELTCSQNGVLAPVVGMVGSMQAIEAIKVLLTLPTLMGKLMIMDAHTMQFRTLNLPKDPDCKTCRD
- the prmC gene encoding peptide chain release factor N(5)-glutamine methyltransferase — translated: MTALTIAQALSNAKQMLSTSGSDSIDLDAELLLANAIGRNRTYLYTWPEALLTETQSQQFFDDVTQRQAGTPVAHILQTREFWGLPFKVTEATLIPRPDTEILVETALEKLTAGTPETDQAWSVLDLGTGSGAIACALASSGPNCRVTAVDFSPQALAVAKENAQRLDLDIRFCSGSWFEPLAGERFELIVSNPPYIREDDPHLSQGDVRFEPLTALTSGETGLDDITQILQQAGRHLKPNGWLMFEHGYDQADAVQTLFRQYGFESIETRRDYGGQPRVTFGQWPKTAANETC
- a CDS encoding tetratricopeptide repeat protein, coding for MPSLIHKTIRKSWVWGVCLAGVFQLTACSQFPKEEATTPESTPVEQPTEETAQTPEAETEVPPVKVPSAEMEPETMYKIMVGEMLVQKGQRASAFGVLYPVAKKTRDPGLAERVFQLSMATYDLNAIQEAAKLWRDVSPDKVMAWKASYLISVREGKVGEALEFWQRYRTLSDVSLEQDLIATAIRVTQAAQPTYGLEFLSGLKDLYPDEPAAVFGLGSAAEGYRVYDVAISNLEDASERYKKRWKQNEDDFTAEKLYRESNHLLANAYLKSNQALLGLKRLSPYINENTDDWLMQERFARLEVKAGYFDEAEKRYLRIVENEPKAYTSKLSVALLRLERDDYAGADTLLKDLQGIPQYRSTANYYLGLSAQEQGQLEDAISYYKRINTSDYLVDAKLHIAEIEFSKIGLERTIENLEAIQSDQPEDQVKILRGKAIFYNIAGEKQKAIDEYQQAIDIDDQRADLYLMQSMLYYDLKQFDAYEENLEKALAINPNDVDALNALGYFFVEQGRDLDRAQQLLDKALALAPNRFYVLDSRGWLAYQQGDYETAEAYLKQALSIQMDGEVLLHLIQTEWKLGKKDVAAELWNAHHEKFPENEALQQILQKLSSE
- the pth gene encoding aminoacyl-tRNA hydrolase, producing MSSVKLIVGLGNPGQQYVQTRHNAGFWFVEDVARQYGVQFRPETKFLGEAARVQSSGFDVWLLKPMTYMNRSGQSIQALAKFYKIAPEEILVVHDELDLEPGVARLKKGGGHGGHNGLRDTIAALGTKEFQRLRLGIGHPGDSKQVVDYVLKAPSKSEQAAIETAIDEAGRVLPEVLGGEMEKAMNRLHTAT